From the Acidisarcina polymorpha genome, the window TTCGTCAGGAGCAGCGCGAAATCGCCAAAGGCGACCGCGTCCAGTTCACCCGCACGGATGCCGACCTCGGCATCCGCAGAGGCGAACTGGGGACGGTTACGGCGATCGACCCGAGCAATCTCGAAGTACGGCTCGACAAAGGTTCGCTCGTCAAGCTCACCGCCGACCAGGCCCGCCACATCGAACATGGCTACGCAATCGAGAGCGTTAAGGCCGGAGCTCCGGAGCGAGTACTCTTCACCCACGACACCGCGTCGGTCGACCGGGAGATCGCCGTGCTCTCCCGAAAAGGCCGCGAAGTCAATCTCTACATCTCCGATAGCCCAGCGGCCAGGAACCAGGAAACCCCAGTCCGGGATTCACCAAGACACCCCCCGCCCGCACCGGCTGAGACGCCCAGCCAAGCAGTCCCAAATCAAAAATTCCAAAGCACCGCCGTCTCTCTAGAACTCCAGCAATTCGAGAAATACCACGACGCCGTGCAGGCCGAGCGTTACCGCGTCACCTCGATCAAGATGCTGCCCGACGGCCAGAACAAGATTTTCATCCTCGATAAGGACAAGCAGACCGGGGTGACCAGAGGCTTCACGCCCGAGGAGATCGCCCAGCGCATCCCGGAGATGCAACGCCTTCAGCGTCGGGGCGAGAATATCTATTACACGCCCCTTTCAGACAACAAGCACCACATCCTGATCGACGACGTTAACCGACCTAAATTCGCGAAGCTGATCGCGGACGGCTACAGGCCCGCCGCCCTGATCGAGAGCAGTCCCGGCAATTATCAGGCCATCCTTACCCTGCCCAAGCTGGGAACGGCCTTCGACCGCGAGGTCGCGAACCGCCTGACCGTCGAGCTCAATCGGGAGTACGGAGACCCGAAGCTCTCCGGCGCCATCCATCCGCACCGTGCCCCCGGCTTTGAGAACCGAAAACCCAAGCATATGCGGGAGGACGGCAGTTATCCGGAGGTTCGTCTGCTCAAGGCCGAACGCCGCGAAGACGGCAAGGCGCTCGAAATGACCCGCGCGATCGACGTCGACTATACCCAGCGGGCCGAAAAGCACACCCGAGAAGCAGGCCTGCGTCACGCCGCCGTCTCCTCAGGGCAAGCCAAGGACCTCTCCCAGGTTTACGACGTGCATCGCAACGACATTCTGGCCCGTCAGAAAGGCGACATCGACTACTCCCGGCTCGACAGTATGATCGCGCTCCGCATGAGGGCCACCCACCACGACCGGAGCGCTATCGAGGCGGCCATCCTTGACGGCGCTCCGCGTAGCCGCCCCGCCGACGCCAACCACAATCATCAATGGGAGTATTACGCCCAGCGGACGGCCGACAGCGCCTACACACCGCAGGCGGACAAACAACTGGAATCTCTTGCCAAGTACGCGAAACACTGGGCGCGGCTCGAAGCGCGCGGGTCGCAGGACGACAATAGCCAGCGCAACCAACCGCCCCAGTTCGAGCCGGCAGCTCTGTCTCCCGCCCCTTCCGCGACGACCGGCAACAGCGACGCCGCGCTCATGCCGCCCGAGCGCGTCTCCCACCGGCCGAGGATTCGCCACTAACCAACGCCAGGTCACTGCGACGAGTGAACAATAGCGGCGACATCAGCTGGCACAAGAACAGAGTCTTCATCAGCGAAGTATTCCCTTCGAAGAGTTGGGCGTCGAGTTGATCACACCGGGGTTCTACATGGTCTTCTTTCGTGGAAATCGGAGAATTCAGCTCTGAAGAGCTGCGCTTCAGAGCAGCGCGAAGAGTGCTCTGAGCCTGTCGATGAGTGCAAGAAGGCCGCCTGATCACGGCGACCTCACAGAGCCTTGAAGAAGAATGGGGTTGCCGGATTGATCTGGCAATTCCTTGTCCATATTTCCGGCCAGGCCTTTTCAAACGGGAACGCTTTTACTTCCCCCCGGATGGCTGTGGCATGTTGAATAATCCGGCATCAATCGCTGGATTCAGTTCGACTTGCTGAATTTGCATCTCGAATACGGACTGGCCTGCAACCCTCACATCCAGCGAATAGGGCAGCGTAACACCGTTTAGTTTTCGATACTTGGTGGGATAGCTCTCGATAAGCTGCACAGCTCCCGCTTGCTGGATTTGAGTCGACGTTTTCGCGATCATAAAGGTGTTTTGATCGATATAGTAGTCAAAAGCATTGCCGTCGGACCATTTAGCTCTTAAATGATAAACCTTGCTGCCGTTTACTTCATCATTGCCTATCATTTGTATCGTTTGGCCAGCAACCATTGCACGCAGATATCCGAGGGTAGAATCCATTTGGGGGGAAGACAGACTGCTAGCCGTAGATTGCTCCAAGACTAAGGGCGCGGCACCCCCCGTTTGAGGGTCTACGGCCCAAGCAGTAGTTCCATCAAAGCCGGAGACAACTTTCCCCGTCGTCGAAGTAGTCACTGTGTGCATGAGATTTGGTCGCTTCATCGTGATGACTACAGACCTCTCAGCCGTATCGGAGCCAAACGTGGCACTTGCCGTCAATCGGATTTCTTCGATTTGCTTGAGCACGTCCTGTCCTCCGACGGCCGCTTCATTCCCAGCTATTACCTGATCGACTGTCGGACTTTGGGACGAAGCTATCGACGTACAGCAACCCACGAGCAACAATACCCAAATCGTCTTAATTGCAAGGTTGGTGAATATAGAAAGGTGATGTCGCGTCATCGAATACCTCATTGAGAAACTCTCGAAATGTTGGAAGATCCCCTCGCGTGAATCTCAAAAAACGTAGTCCTGTCCCTGTCGCGGAATACCGGACCCGTGACACGCAGCGTATCCCCAATTTTCCAACTTTCGTGGCTGCTATCGAAGCGCTCATCGCCCTCATGAAGGTACTCAATCCGGACATATCGAGGGCCATGTATTCCGGTTACGTCACCTGGGACAATAGTCCTTCCACCCACGTCCACGCTATTCACCTCCAAATCGAGGCTCACATAGACGTCGTGACCAGGACTCGGGTTGTTGCGAAGTACTCCTGTGACTGTCACGTTCCCGAGATCCGGGATCGAATCCCACCCGGAATACCCACGCATTTTGGCAAAGGGAGTCGTCAGGAATACGTCCCACCCGCACTCCTTCTCCCCCCCGGATGACACACAACCGGGGGTATTGATGTTTGTTCTCATTCCCTGTACGAAATACTCACCTCCGCTCATTCCACGTACGGGATTTTCCCACTCAGAGTGCCCCTGCCTTAACCGGCCATAGCCGTTGTTGAAGGTCACGTAGTCTCGTCCATTGACAACGAGGGTTACGCTGTCAGGTTTCCATTGCCCAGGCAGCGGAATGTCGATCCCAGGGACGATGTTATCGATTAAAGTTTTAAGGTCAGAGATCGCGCTATCTAGACCGTCTGCCAATTTATTTAGCGCGTCATATTCAAGTTGATCTGCGGTCAACAATGTTTGTTTCGTTACTTGAAGTTGCGCATCTGTCGCTTCGGCGGCCACTGCTGCCTGAACCTTTATCGCGAATGCAGCGGCATCAGCAGTAGCGTTATTAAAATCTTTCTCAAGCTGTGTAACCTTATCATTTAGTTGTTGGATGAGAGGGTTTACAGCGCACACAAGTTTGTTCGTTATCAAGCAAGCAGGACCAAAAGCCATGCAAAGACCAATTTGCACCTTTTCGTTATGGCAAACCTGGCCTGGCAATGTAAGAAGTTGGTGTCGAATATCAACGATCTGGTTTTGGATATCTGTGACTTTGTGAGTGAGGTTTGCCCCTTGATCAATTATTGCCTGCGCTTGCTTAATGGCGTCTTGAAGTTTACCGATTTCATTGGCAATGAAGTCGATTGCCCGTTTCTGCAGTTGAAGTTGCTGGCGATCAAGTTGGATCTGGGCTGACATTGTGTTAAGTGCATCCGAAGGCTTTGTGGGCAACGTTTGTCCGAGGTCCACCGTTGAGTCTGGTCCGTTAGCAACGCCACAAATTTTGGGGAGCCAGATGCCTTTTTTCTCCAATCTCACTTTGACTATATCTCCAACATAGAGCGGAACCGGGCTTGGGACGAGAGCCGAGCAGTCTCCTCCGTCTACTGTCTTTGGGTCGTCGATAGTTACAGTCGTCGTAGCTCCTCTGCTGAAATCCCCTTTTCCGCTGATCAGCCACGCCTTAGGGCCAATGTCTAGCCAAATATCATCCGGCTTACCCAACAAAGGATCGTTATCGCTCGCCAAAAGATCGTTACTAGTCGTGATCCGAGCAGCAAGGGTGGTAACAACCTCGCATGGCGATATCAGCTTATCCGCATCCGTGGGGGGGAGATGAGCTAGGCACCCTTTCGTGAATGGTATTCCCTCGATGGTAGTATCTGCCCCGAGAGTGCCGGACACCACACTAGCGCGCTCCACATTTAATTCGGCTCCAGTGCCTCCCGCCAGAGGCAGGCCGAAAACTGTCGTATCGCGGGCGAGCGTGGCATAATTTACGTGGCCAGTTCCGTCGAATGTCGCAGGTGAGTTGACCGCGATAGGGATGTTACTTACTAACATAATGCGGTTCGGCGCGACGATTTCCTGTACTTTGCCAGTGGGCCGTCGCGATAAGACCTTATACTCATCTGCCGGTAGCTCGGACAACATATTATAAGAGCCAAACTGTTCTCCTTTCACGCTGAGTGAATTCCAAAGTAAAGGACTGGCTGTACTAGCTGAAATATTTGCGCTTAGTTCGCCGTTTCGAAGAGTGACCTTCGGAGTGGCCCGATACTTCATCAGCGAAAAATGCACGGAAAGGCGTCCGTCGCCAACGGGGAACGCGCCCTTATCGACAAAGTTCAGAGGGCTTTTAGAGTTAGAGTCGTATGTCGATGGTGCGATCAGACTCAGCAATCGTCCGTTCGTTGCACCTAGTATCTTGCCGGGGCTCAAAGCGAGATGAAGCGTAGGTAGCGGGCCGGATATACCTCCGTCGCTCTCTAGTTGCAAGTGCTCAGAGACAATACGTGAGCTGGGACCGACCGGGAGACTGGTGTCGGCATCGAGCCCGACCTGTCCGCCAGAAACATTCGCGGATAACGCTAGAGTACCGGAGACGTTTCCGGTGACGGATCTGGTGAGCAGTCCGTCCAAATGCCCATCTGCGAGAGTGACCGAGGATGTTGGCGCGAAAATTGCTTGACCGGAATTGAAATCGGCGCTGAGATGGAGCCCCCCGACGATTCCGGCATCCGAGAAATCAGCGGTCTTATCTGAGGTCGGGTTTTCTATCATAGCTCCGATCTTAGGAGCGATTGTCAGCGATGGCGAAACGACTGTGCTCTTAGAAGTGTCGATATTTAAGGACAATGCAGAAAGCGGTCCGATGAGCCCAGAGCTCGATGAAATGTTCAATGCGTCAAATGTTAGGCTCCCGTGAGAGGTAGCCACGAGCGTTGATCCATAGAACGGTATTGACCCCGCCCCGGTATCAAGTTGCCCACTCACAGTTCCAGTGAAGTGCGAATTCCCATTGGTGGTTATCGCAAGATGCGCGTGGCCTGACGTGATGGGTAATTGTCCGTTCGTGCCAAAATCGAGCTTGCCGGTGATCATGGGTGCATCGACGGTGAAATCGCCGTGTGGGCCAGGCTGATTGGTAATAAAAGCAAATTGATTGGGAGTGCGGATGTGAAGAGCTGTACCCGCGCCGATTTGCAAATTGAATCGTGTCTCAACGCTAATACTGCTATTCGTCGCGATCCCAATCTCGCCGGCCGGGATTGGCCCGGTGATCTGTGGCTCGCTGGACGTGTGGATGGAGAGGCTGCCGAGAGTGGCGGTTCCTTCTCCTAGATACAGACGAGCGCCTGCACCAAAGGTCAGTAATCCTGCGGACACCGCGATATTGCCTGGAGCGAATGCGGCGTCTACGCTGGGATCGGATGAATCAACCCAAGAGGCGGAATTGAACGTAAGGATAGATTGCTGTTCTGTGAAGGTCCAAAAATCTGTAGTATCCATCGCAAGTGTTGCTTGGGTATTCAAGAGTGACGACTGGGCTATGCCGAGTACTAGTAGGCCGTAACCCGCGTTTGTTATTCCAAATTGCAGGTCGTTCGCCTTTATCGCCCCTCCTCCGCCTGCCGCCACAATGCTACTTCGGTTCCCGTCAAATCCGAGCGCAATCTTAGACCCGGGTGTGAGAGTCGCATTCAAGGTGCCGGCATGCAATAAAACATGCGAAGTCTTCCCAAGACTTGACTGGCCAAATTCCAAAGTGGAGACTTGAAGGTCCTTGCCCGAACTGATTTTCAGCTCCGTTCCGCCTCCGGCCAGACATCCCCCACCGAGATCAGCGGCGAAACTTCCAATCGACGCTTCCAGATAACCGGATTTACCCACATAGGACAAGGAAGTCCAGGTTATCGGGACACTGCTCGAAAATGTCAGGTCGGGATCGCAACGTCCGATCTTTCTCGCGCCTATAGGTAAAGTTGTTGAAGATCCGAGGACAAACTCCAATCCGTCTCTTTGAGGTTCTTGCAATGTCGCTGAAGAAAAGATAAACGGACCTTTCGATAGACCCCTACCTAATAGCAGTACACTCAATTGGGGAGGGATCTTGATGTTCGAAAGCAAGGGGGAATAAAAGCCTATAGGCTCACCGGATTCGTGACCACGGCGATCAAAATTGGTGATTAGGCCCCCGTCAGGGGCATATAGACTCCCGACAGTTCCATCGCGCCCATAGACTATCTTCCCGATCTTCAGAAACCCAGGCGCTGGCGTGTCGACGGCAAGCTGAAGAGATATGGGGTGGTCAGAAAAGTCCAGTGCCAACTTTTTCCAACCTTCGGCTTGGAGTGAAAAATCCACTCGGACGGTTGTGTTCGGGTCGATATGCCAAACTCCTGCCTGTCCAAATTTGTCGCTTGCGGTGCGTCCATCAAATCCCTGCAATGTTAAATGTAAGTTGCCTGTTCCACTCTGTGCCGAAGTTATGAGAGCCGTGTAAATGTCGTTGGCAGTGTCACCGGATCTCAACGGGCGCCGCTGAGTCAGTGATGGGTCTTGTGGCGACGCCAAAGTTGAAAGGGCTAGGCACAATGACACGACGACCGAAACTCGGGAACAAAGTGATCGTGCGGAAGGCATACCGGAGCCTACATTTAAAAGGAAAACTTGACAAGGGAGGAATTTCTCACATAATTCCGGGTTGCGCAGCAATTCCAGACTGTTGTTAGTAAGACCTGACCAGATGGATGTGGGCGGCTGCGTGAATACCGGCGGTGCGGGCATACTATTGGGAAATCGCTTAGCAGCCATTTAGCTCTCCTAATGAGAGTGAAACTCTGTTCTAAATCCCCTGAGTACCTCAGTAGCGTACCAAGACCCAAATTACCTCTTCCTGTTACTTCGGCCCTTGGCAATTCTGACGTTCCCACCAAATGGCCCCTTGTGCGTGTGGGCAAGCTTAGCGCAAAGATGTTTCCCTGTCCATGAATGTTGCTGAGTTCGCAACACTGATCAAAAGCTAGCTCTGAGACCCAATTGGGCCGCGAACGGAATTCCCACGGTCGTGCCAGGGCCGAAGAAGTCTCCTAGTGCTCCGCCGGCCAGACGCAGCTGATTCGGATTGCTGATGGGGGCTGTCGTCGTGCAAGCTGCGTTCGTGCAGATATTCGTGACATTCCCTGATTGCGCATCCGCAGATGGGACGGAAAGCGCAGCTATGTTCGTTACATAATTTGCGCCCGGATTGTTGCGATTGAAGAGATTGAAGAACTCGATGAATGGCATTACGGACCACTTGTCGCCCAGGTGGACAGGACGTGCGACGCGCAGGTCCGTCTGGATGTATGGAGTTCCGCGGAACTGGTCCAGCACAGTAGGATCTCCGTTGATCGAGATGCGCTCCTTATTGTCCGCTGTGGTAATCGTGAAAGGGCGCGCGCTTTCTGCCTGTGATAGCCCGCTAAGCTCGATACCTCCCGGCGCATGCCACGTGCCGGCCAGCACAAAGCGCTGGCGGACGTCTTCACCCGATGGGCCATAATCGCCTGGACCAAAGGCATCGAGCGGATTGCAGACGCCGTTGACGTAATCAAAGAGCTCGCCGAGCACGCAGCCCCATGTCTGCGCTTTCGACAGGGTGTAATTCGCAATCAGAGTGAACCGGTGCGTCACGTTGCCCTGCAGGTGCAGGAGCAGGCCGTTATAGCTGGAGCGGTTGTCGGAGTGAAAGACATTGACATCCGGTACATAGGTTGCCTGATCGGGGTCTGTGACCGAAAGTTGCGGCGTAAACAGGTTCGTGCCGCCGGTGTAGCTATAAGCACGATAAGCGTGGTTGCCTTGTTCGTGGATGTAGTCAGCACTTAGCGCCCAATTCGCGCTGAACGCATGTTGACTGCCCCCAGAGAAGTGGATCGCGTACGGTGTTCGATAATTGGGAGCAATCAGATTGGCTGTTCCACCCGAGGATCCACCGGGGACACACCCGGCATTTTCCTGGCCACCAGGATTCGCAACCGGATCGAAGCAAGAACCAGCGGGCGCGCCTGCAGCCTGAAATGCCGTGGCCCAGCCATTTTGCGCCAGATCATTGAAGTACAGTCCGAACCCCGCACGGATCACGGTATTCCCGCTGCCGCTGGGGGAATACGCGATGCCGAGACGCGGTGCTATCTGCCTGCGATCGTCGTGTGGAGTTCCGCTCACGAGTGGAATGTTCAGCGCCTGGAGTGTGAGGTACCCAGGGTTTTTCAACTGGCTTCGGCCCGATCCTGAAAAGAGACCGTAGGTGGTGGAGTATCGCAGCCCATAGTTGAAGGTGAGTTTCTGCGTTACACGCAAGGAATCCTGTGCATAGAACGCCAGGCGCTGTATGTTCTGCGAGAAGCTGCCGCCCAGGTTTGACGTGGAGGCTCCGGCAATCTGGTCGGCCGTGAATTGCACCGGATTGTTGAGGTAATAGGTCGGATTCTGCCGGAACTGGTAGAGCGTCTCCGTGTTCCCCGGAAAGGAGCCGCCGAGTACCGGCTCATGAATGAAGTTGATGCCAAAGTTCACCGCGTGGCGGCCACGCGCATTGCTGAGATCGCACCGGAACTGATACTTCTCCTGGTTGCGCTCCGAGGGAAAGAAGGTGATCGGTGTCGCGAATTGATTGTCGCCGAAGGTTTCAAAGCCCGACACAGTCAAGGATGTGGAACTGAAGGGAAAGGCCAGCGCGTAGCCCAGATCGGAATTGCGCGATTGCGTCAGGTGCAATCCGCTGGCGTTGAAGACGAATTTCCCCAGCAGCGTCGGGGTAAAGACGAATTGATTGCTGACCACCATGCTCAAGTAGTTGTTGTGCGTAAGCAATCCCGTTGAGGGCAATGTGCCCTGCTGCACGAGGGAATTGTGTGTTGTGTAGTCGTCGATCGAACTCCGCATATACCATTGGGACTTCGCCGACTGAGCCCAATCGAGGCGCAGTGAGCCGAAATAATCGCGGAACGGAATGGGGGCATTCGGCGGCACAGCAATCGAAGTCACTCCGGGAATCAGTCCTTCCGACGCCAGCGTCGACAGCGCATCAAATTGCGTAGTACTTGCTGGGCTATAGGAAATACTGGCGTTCTCCTGCACATTTTCAAAAGCGACAAAGAACCAAAGCTTGTCTTTCCTGATTGGGGCGCCGAGAGTTCCAACGTAGTTTTGCCGCGAAAACGGCTGCTTGGGGTTCGGAGCGGGATTCTCGATCGGATAACGGGCGTTGAGAGCAGCGGCCCTTTCATAAAATGCGGTATCTCCGTGCCAATCATTTGTGCCGCTCTTCGTCGTGATGATCACTGAGCCGACGGTGGTACCTCCTGTATCCGCATCTTCCTGGGCGGTCCGAATGGCAAACTCCTGGATAGTATCCGGTGAGAAGTTCTGCAGGAAGCCGCCGATATAGTCATCTGAATTATCGCCGCCATCGACGGAGAGCTCGTTGTTCAGGCCTGAGCTTCCGCCGGTCGAAACAGCGGTGATACGAGCCTTGGTTGGGTCGGAGGGTTCGACAGGTTCGGTTCCGGGAGCAAGATAGGCGATGTTGGCAAAGTTGCGCGCGGGGAGTGGTAGTCCTTCGAGATCCTGGCTGGTAACGATACCTTGGTGAACGCTGCTGGCAAGGTCGATAGGCTGCTCCGTAATCGAAGAGCCCCGGGCCTGCACTCCTACGGTCTGACGCACCGAAGGTGAACTCAGCGTAACCGTGATATCCCGGATCGCGCTGACTGCAACCGACACATCCGCAGTAGCATCTGCAAACCCGCGAGCTGAAACGCTCACACGGTATGAGCCCGGCGTGAGGTCTTCCACTCGAAATTCTCCACGATGATCTGAGGAGACCTGCCGAGCTGACGGAGACGCCAGCATCTTAACTTCGATGTCTGCAGCGACGACTCGGGCTCCCGTTGAGTCCTGAACCAGCCCGCGCAATGATCCACTGGAGTTCTGTGCATTTAAAGCGATAGCGAAGAACACCATGGCTAGAAAGGCGGAAAGCTTACTTCGCATCATGCGCCTCCTTTTATCCGGATATATCGCGGAAGTGTAGACCTATATCGACTACAGAGCCAGCCGCTGGAGCGCGTTGCGGAGGCACTCTTGACGGCCAGCTACGTGAGACTCACCAGTACGGAAAGTCTTCAACAGCGTACAGGCGTTGCAGGGATTTCCCCCGCCCCCTATGTCTTTGCGGTTGCTTTCGGCTTTCGCGGTTGGATCTTTTAGCGCGTTAACGCCATCGCTAAAGGAAACATCTGGCTCCGGGGCTGCTCTGGCAAGGTCTGCCAAGGTAGCAAGTGATGTTCATGGAGCTCATTGTCAGCCAACATCTCTATCCGTATTTATCAAATGCGAATGAAAAAGCTCTCTACGCGCGTGCTGTAGACGGAAACGCTGGCTATTCCGACACCGTATATAGTGCCTTCCTCTCCTATGCTGAAAGCCCTCGGTCAGAGAATCCGCGAGCTGCGCCGGAACGCGGCCATTCGCAGGAAGCTTTTGCCGACGTGTCCGGCTTTCATCGCACCTTTATGGGCACAGTCGAACGCGGCGAAAGCAATGTTAGCTTCACGAACATGGCTAAGATCGCCGCTGCCCTGAAAGTGCCCCTACAGAGTTGGTTGCCAGCATCGATGTCGAGCCATGGATAATTCTTTTCCTACTGGCCGCCCGGATAGCGTCGCAAAACGCCGGTGAGCAGGGAACGCGCCAGGCTGATGCTGTCGAAGATGGCGGAGGTTACGCGGGGCGACGGCCGGCTGATGTCCTCGCGCGCCAAACGCACGGCCGCAATGATCGCGGCGGCAATGACGAGCGTGGAAACGAAGCGTGAGCCATCCCTCTGATCCGCTTCGCCGCTCTCCCGCCTTTTCATCTCACCCATAGTTTCCATGATAGGCGAAGAAATGGTGAATATCGGAGCGAGCTTGTTATTCGTGTAGGCACGGCCAGAGTGACAACCCGAAGTCGTGGACGGTAGAAAAAATTTGATGTAAAGACAGATTTAAAGCAAAAGGCCGCGCATCATGTGCGCGGCCTTTATCCGATGTCCGGGCAGGGAATTACGCAGCGTCGGCTTCGTCGGTCTGCTTCTTTACCGTACTTTGCTGGATGCCTACATCTGTGGGAGATTGATGACAGTGCCAAATCCTGCCACATACGTGCAACCGATCCACTTCGAGGATTTTAGCGGCCCACAGTTCGAGCGCTTGGTTTTTGCTTATCACGTTCGTGCACAGAGATGGGCGTCGTTGGAGTGGTACGGCGAAGCAGGTAGCGATCTAGGACGTGATATTTGGGGTGTCACCGAGGACGGCGAAACCGTCTGCATCCAGTGTGTTAATAGGGCAAGTTTGACGTCCGCTAAGATAAGCGACGACCTCTCGAAGGTCTTGCGCGCACCGAATGGTGTTCCTAAGAGGTTTCGTATCGTCGCTCGCGAGACCGTATCCGCCCTGAAGCGGGACAAGATCAAGGCGTACGTACACGCATCCGGGGTCATGCATTGCGACATCTGGTCAGGCAGCGAGTTCGAAGAGTTCCTGCGGTATCGGGCGGAATCTCTACTTAAGCGATTCATGAATGGCGAGCCATTCCCCGATTCAGAACCTGAGCTGGCGGCATTTGCCCTAGATAGCGGGCCACGCGATCTAAACGAAATAACGAGCCTAACGACGGACGCAGCATTCTGTATCGTCGAGGCTTACAAAGCCAACATTCAAGGTTTTACTGGAGGAAAATTACCGCCCCTGAAGGATGATCCTGAATCGTCCGATCGAGGTCGAGCGCTCATCGATCTTCTCCTTTTGCCCGCGAATAGATTCTTAATTGGCCCAAGCGGGACTACCAAAACCTTTCACCTCCGTCACCTCGCGGTCGCATTGATTAACGGCAACCGGGAAATTCCCATCTTCATTGATGCTAAAGGCTATCCAGGAAATGACTTTTGGTCCCACTTACGCAGATGTGCCGCCCCCTTGCTTCGCGATGACCTTAACGTCCTCCTTAAGGCTATAGCCGTATGTGGGCTGCGCCCAGTTTTACTACTGGATGCCGTAAACGAGTGCCCCTCCGGGCATTTGGATAGCC encodes:
- a CDS encoding LolA family protein, which translates into the protein MLKQIEEIRLTASATFGSDTAERSVVITMKRPNLMHTVTTSTTGKVVSGFDGTTAWAVDPQTGGAAPLVLEQSTASSLSSPQMDSTLGYLRAMVAGQTIQMIGNDEVNGSKVYHLRAKWSDGNAFDYYIDQNTFMIAKTSTQIQQAGAVQLIESYPTKYRKLNGVTLPYSLDVRVAGQSVFEMQIQQVELNPAIDAGLFNMPQPSGGK
- a CDS encoding TonB-dependent receptor, producing the protein MMRSKLSAFLAMVFFAIALNAQNSSGSLRGLVQDSTGARVVAADIEVKMLASPSARQVSSDHRGEFRVEDLTPGSYRVSVSARGFADATADVSVAVSAIRDITVTLSSPSVRQTVGVQARGSSITEQPIDLASSVHQGIVTSQDLEGLPLPARNFANIAYLAPGTEPVEPSDPTKARITAVSTGGSSGLNNELSVDGGDNSDDYIGGFLQNFSPDTIQEFAIRTAQEDADTGGTTVGSVIITTKSGTNDWHGDTAFYERAAALNARYPIENPAPNPKQPFSRQNYVGTLGAPIRKDKLWFFVAFENVQENASISYSPASTTQFDALSTLASEGLIPGVTSIAVPPNAPIPFRDYFGSLRLDWAQSAKSQWYMRSSIDDYTTHNSLVQQGTLPSTGLLTHNNYLSMVVSNQFVFTPTLLGKFVFNASGLHLTQSRNSDLGYALAFPFSSTSLTVSGFETFGDNQFATPITFFPSERNQEKYQFRCDLSNARGRHAVNFGINFIHEPVLGGSFPGNTETLYQFRQNPTYYLNNPVQFTADQIAGASTSNLGGSFSQNIQRLAFYAQDSLRVTQKLTFNYGLRYSTTYGLFSGSGRSQLKNPGYLTLQALNIPLVSGTPHDDRRQIAPRLGIAYSPSGSGNTVIRAGFGLYFNDLAQNGWATAFQAAGAPAGSCFDPVANPGGQENAGCVPGGSSGGTANLIAPNYRTPYAIHFSGGSQHAFSANWALSADYIHEQGNHAYRAYSYTGGTNLFTPQLSVTDPDQATYVPDVNVFHSDNRSSYNGLLLHLQGNVTHRFTLIANYTLSKAQTWGCVLGELFDYVNGVCNPLDAFGPGDYGPSGEDVRQRFVLAGTWHAPGGIELSGLSQAESARPFTITTADNKERISINGDPTVLDQFRGTPYIQTDLRVARPVHLGDKWSVMPFIEFFNLFNRNNPGANYVTNIAALSVPSADAQSGNVTNICTNAACTTTAPISNPNQLRLAGGALGDFFGPGTTVGIPFAAQLGLRASF
- a CDS encoding helix-turn-helix domain-containing protein, which encodes MFMELIVSQHLYPYLSNANEKALYARAVDGNAGYSDTVYSAFLSYAESPRSENPRAAPERGHSQEAFADVSGFHRTFMGTVERGESNVSFTNMAKIAAALKVPLQSWLPASMSSHG